A genomic region of Miscanthus floridulus cultivar M001 chromosome 3, ASM1932011v1, whole genome shotgun sequence contains the following coding sequences:
- the LOC136543793 gene encoding uncharacterized protein — protein sequence MKIRRGWGSNFMAKFSCGGAKKDTEPEAKLTPTTKISGRPMESPKKMLNIAPTRCSSQRARQETADSSNLSKKLDKKKQEEWDKEITDGHSVNQQNPGAKLDTAMIVQSMKRGKRSARQRRKSSVPWEELLGFNFRNVGRTRQKDLAVGSKKMKRTRRGTKSLCVNNRGAKGKKSVGGGRDASKQSTPANLDKAQDNAADTDAAEHLSVPKSDTSSKSKEQCGTGADEYASNRSGVPVPVPADDTLMSNISIDLNNSKDAVADGLMTTTDVISLYEAKENHTKFDPTIIPGLDLEDGADKFDTSTAQSALASLSTVSAPDPCIEFAVKLLKDETPLTAYVPEVDAIIRKMICHQKSTTAGTSKSAQGKKD from the coding sequence GAGCAAAGAAAGATACTGAACCTGAGGCAAAACTAACACCAACCACGAAAATATCTGGCAGGCCTATGGAATCACCAAAGAAAATGCTTAATATAGCTCCTACTAGGTGCTCCTCACAGCGGGCAAGGCAAGAAACTGCAGACAGTAGTAACTTGAGCAAGAAATTAGACAAGAAGAAACAAGAAGAGTGGGATAAGGAAATTACAGATGGTCAttcagtgaaccaacaaaacCCTGGAGCAAAACTAGACACTGCCATGATTGTGCAGTCTATGAAGCGCGGAAAGCGTTCAGCCCGGCAAAGGAGAAAGAGTTCTGTACCGTGGGAAGAACTGCTTGGGTTTAACTTCAGAAACGTGGGAAGGACACGTCAGAAAGATCTGGCTGTTGGCTCGAAGAAAATGAAAAGAACTCGTAGAGGCACCAAGTCGTTGTGCGTGAATAATAGGGGAGCTAAGGGAAAGAAGAGTGTTGGAGGTGGAAGGGATGCAAGTAAGCAGTCTACTCCTGCTAATTTAGACAAGGCCCAGGACAATGCAGCAGATACAGATGCTGCTGAGCATCTCAGTGTGCCCAAATCTGATACATCATCAAAATCCAAGGAGCAATGTGGTACAGGTGCAGATGAATATGCTTCTAACCGGAGTGGTGTCCCAGTCCCAGTCCCAGCAGATGACACACTCATGAGTAACATTTCGATTGATCTCAATAATAGTAAAGATGCAGTTGCCGATGGTCTTATGACGACAACTGATGTTATCAGTCTTTATGAAGCCAAAGAGAACCATACTAAGTTTGATCCTACAATAATCCCTGGCTTGGATCTAGAAGATGGAGCTGACAAATTTGATACTTCAACAGCACAATCTGCTCTGGCATCACTCTCTACTGTCTCCGCGCCAGACCCTTGCATCGAGTTTGCTGTTAAGCTTCTAAAGGACGAAACGCCGCTGACAGCATATGTTCCAGAAGTTGACGCGATCATTAGGAAAATGATTTGCCATCAGAAGAGCACAACTGCTGGGACTTCAAAATCTGCTCAGGGCAAGAAGGACTAA